The following proteins are co-located in the Scomber scombrus chromosome 2, fScoSco1.1, whole genome shotgun sequence genome:
- the ints12 gene encoding integrator complex subunit 12 — translation MAGPVSLELDPIFLKGLSYLHSKSKDSAEKLKALLDESLSRGSDSSYRSSQKDIEVSKVSVSKLSLSKQDSKSSSSSSSSSSSSSVSGKSSSEKSRKEGEKRSSEKVRVDLGEVDPPKKPRLEKQENRSSPITVQTSKDLLPNINDYDETNADDFAMEMGLACVVCRQMTVTMGNQLVECQECHNLYHQDCHKPQVTDKEVNDPRLVWYCARCTRQMKRMAQKPAQKPSPASASSAPVVKDTLVKKAEFKTKADTTSTFQAFKRTEVKTSTTSANPASSNSSSSGSGLTGWAAFGAKTNPSLPASSKLGSSGPSGSSKNLPTSSGQKPVGLSGLAGTKSGLGGVKMPGGGNGNGSSQVPLKPPPPLTLGKQPLNRSSSSENQGKGSSSSGAGSPSGSQASTGGNGGSGNNGGGNGNNGNGSKAPPGDKAPTSQESQLNAMKRLQLVKKKAAQKKLKK, via the exons ATGGCTGGACCTGTCAGTTTGGAGTTGGATCCCATCTTCCTTAAGGGACTGAGCTACCTGCACTCCAAGAGTAAAGATTCAGCCGAGAAACTCAAAGCCCTGCTAGATGAGTCCCTTTCAAGAGGAAGTGATTCATCTTATCGCTCATCACAAAAA GATATAGAGGTGTCCAAGGTGTCTGTGTCAAAACTCAGTTTAAGTAAACAGGATTCCAAGTCCTCCTCCAGTTCCTCATCCtccagcagtagcagcagtgtCAGCGGCAAATCCAGCTCAGAGAAGAGCAGGAAAGAGGGGGAGAAGAGATCATCTGAGAAG GTCAGGGTTGACTTGGGTGAGGTGGACCCTCCGAAAAAGCCACGTTTGGAGAAACAGGAGAATCGTTCTTCTCCAATAACTGTTCAGACAAGCAAAGACCTCCTGCCAAACATAAACGACTACGATGAGACAAACGCTGATGACTTTGCCATGGAAATGGGTCTGGCTTGTGTGGTTTGCAG ACAAATGACAGTGACCATGGGAAACCAGTTAGTGGAGTGCCAGGAGTGCCATAACCTGTACCACCAGGACTGTCACAAGCCTCAAGTGACAGACAAAGAAGTAAATGACCCACGGCTTGTGTGGTACTGCGCCCGCTGCACCAGGCAAATGAAACGAATG GCCCAGAAACCTGCACAGAAGCCGTCCCCCGCCTCTGCATCTTCAGCACCGGTTGTAAAAGATACACTAGTGAAAAAGGCAGAGTTTAAAACCAAGGCTGACACAACCAGCACCTTCCAAGCATTCAAAAGAACAGAAGTGAAG ACATCCACAACATCAGCCAATCCCGCCAGCagcaactcctcctcctcaggcaGTGGTCTTACAGGCTGGGCTGCATTCGGCGCCAAGACAAATCCTTCACTTCCTGCCAGCTCCAAACTGGGTTCCTCAGGACCAAGTGGGAGCAGCAAGAACTTGCCCACTTCCTCTGGCCAGAAACCTGTCGGACTGTCTGGGCTAGCAGGAACAAAGTCTGGACTTGGGGGTGTGAAGATGCCTGGGGGCGGCAACGGAAATGGCTCTAGCCAGGTGCCTCTGAAACCTCCTCCACCCCTAACACTGGGTAAGCAGCCACTGAACCGTTCATCGAGCAGCGAAAACCAAGGGAAAGGGTCTTCTTCATCAGGAGCCGGCTCCCCAAGCGGCTCCCAGGCAAGTACAGGAGGAAACGGAGGGTCCGGCAATAATGGAGGAGGTAACGGGAACAATGGAAATGGGTCAAAGGCTCCACCAGGGGACAAAGCACCAACGTCCCAAGAGTCCCAGCTTAACGCCATGAAACGATTACAACTGGTGAAGAAGAAAGCAGCACAGAAGAAACTAAAGAAATGA